AGAGCCGCGAGCCAATGTTGGGACAAACTTACCAACTCTGGTTGAACCAAAGTCAGTAAGTTTTCACCTTTGTACTCAAAATCTCCAAACTCGTCGTCATTTGCGTTCACAGTTGTGACCAAATCAAGCGAACTGCTTTCGCTGCCCCTCATCGCGACGATATACACCTCCGCCCAAGCTTTCAGTATTGCCAACTTCTCCAAAGTGGCCAAACTTTCGTTGTACAACTGGGTCGTGTTAGTCTTGTTTTGCAGTTTCGTAAGCGATGAAACCAACAACTGGTGTACCCTCCTCAGATCGTTTAAATCTCTAGCAACATTCGAGCCGATCCAAGTAGAGCAAACTTCACAAGCGGCTGCTGTGACGTGAGAAGAAGTATCCGGAGCGAACGCTGGTCTTAAAGCTGCACCGACTTGCGCTTGAAATTGTTCTAATAATAAATGCCCCGGAAATTCTGGTTCCGGAACTTTGGAGAACTTCTCTATGATGTCTTGAAGAGTCTTCAAACCTTCTAGACGCAAAGGATCTGAGTCGCTGGTGGCAGCGATGAACGCCATCCGAATCAGTTCGGACAAATGTAAAACCAAAAAGTCTGTTTTGCCTTTGTTCAGTTGCATCTCTTTCGCCTGGATCAGATCGAAATGAGTGGTCTTACTGGCGCTGCTTTCGCACGCTGTTATTATTTTGCGAACGCACTCCGCTGCGAACACTCTAGTCGGCCATCTCGGTTGCACAGCGGGGTGAGTCGAGGAGTCGTCTTCGGCGTGGAATTCTGCTTGATCGTCGTCTGCTTCCTGTTCGTCGTTTTCGTCGGCGTCGTTGGTGGAGACACTTTGTTGGTCCTCCATGTTTGTACTATCTGCAAATGATTTGGGTTTGTAAAGTGGACAGGCAGAGAATGGTAAGTGTACCTGTGGCAATGGTGAGAACGTCCTTGCACAACCCTAACCACTGGGATAAGTTGTCGGCGGCGAGCATCTGCAGCATGCTGATCAAGGTGTCGTGAATGTCTTTGATTAAAGCGGCGTCGGTTTCGGTGTCCAGCATGCTGAAGAAGACGCCAGGAAGACCGGTTTCGGTTATCAACAATCCTTCTACTGTGTTGGTGTCGCGACTTTCGCTGGCGAAGGTCATTGCGTGTTCGCATACTTCTTTGGCTTCTCGTTGGGCCAACTGTCGCAAGCACGAAATTGCGGCTTTTCTGAGTAAGAGGTGGTTGCTCGATAATGTGCGctgaaaataaatcaataaattatcaaatgttaaattgaaatgtcaaaaaattatgaaaatatgacatttttgacagtcaaattttgacagatctataaaattcaaattgaagATATCAAATGCACCATTTTCTTTTGATatgtcaaaaatgtcaaattttgacagataaaattcaaattaaccatagttataaaacgtacacagAGCGTGGGAACCAAAGACGACAGGTTCACGTGTCTTGGTGCAAACAAGTGCAACTGTTGCAGACAGCCTGTGGCCTCGGCTTGGACCAAAGGATCTTGATGGTCTTGCATGATGGCACATGCGCACAAGAATGAAGATCTCGCCATACAAATACTCGAGGTATTTCCTTGTAATTCGGGTCCAATAGTTGTAATCAATGCCGATAACACTTTCCCAATACACTGATGTACATCGATGTACGATTGAGGAACGTTCAGCAGCAACTTCAAAGCTAGAGAAAGACTGGGTTCCACATAACCTCTAAACATTGGGCCTCCTGAATCTGCAATCAAGGCTAAAGCGTGCAGAGACCACACTTGCACCACTGGAGAAGTCTGGTCTTGAGCCAGCGCCAACAAAATAGAGACACTGGTGTTTAAATGTTGACTGGAACCCATTCCTCCGACGTAGCGGTGAAGACAACCCAACGCTAGAGAGTGACCAGTCCGACTAGCGACATCTCTAGCTGACTTAAGCCGGTCGAAACTAGTCTGTGCCAATTCTGCTGTAAATTTCGGATCGGAGACTACTTGCGCCATCCTCCCCACTGCTTCTCCCGCGGCACACCGCAGAATAGGATTGGGGGATGTTAGCGCCCCCACGATCAAACTAGCGGCGGCTTTCTTCACGTCTTCTTGCCCGATACTCATTTTTGCCTCGGTTAATCCCTTCAAACCGCTCAAGAGTGCAGTGAAGACGTTCATCTGGACCGCTTCTTGTCTGGAACTCTTCGCATGTTTGATACACTCTGCGAAGTGATCGACCATTTGCAAGCGATGTTTGTTTGCTACTCTCGGGAAGATTTGACCGAATAAGAGAACAGACATGTCGATCACAGCCACACCTAGTGGTAACGGCCCTGGGATTATTTCGCTCTGAAATTGGCCAGTTAGTAGAGAAAGCAGAAAAAGTACAAGAGGTACCATTGATATTTGGCGATAGAGGCAACAGGGATCGTGCTCTAGAGCTCCAGAGCCGGCTGCGCTGTTCGGCTGTAACTAAGACAAGCTTCAGTTAGTTTGAAGTAGTGATTATAAAAAGCAGACAAAATAAACGAAGGGCCAAGCAAACGGTCAAACAAAAGAATGACTAAGACCACATTACTCACGTGTTCACCGTCTGCCCTTCGATTAGGCTCCATCTAAGGAAAAGGTGTATTACATTACCTCCACGATAGAGTGCAAAATGTTAGTTgggaaaatttacaaaaagcaTTATTGAACAAGTGTTTGCTAGTTTAATTCAACTTACTTGGTCTTCTATTGTTCTATGATCGGTCTCTTGTAACCACGTACCCAATATTACTGAGTCATCAGCGTGGCACACTGTTCTCATCTGAGAAGTCGTCGTATTGGCCGGGTTCTCGGTGAGAGTGAACTCTGCCACTAACATCCTCAACAGATGAGTATAGGAACCTGCAACAATCAATTATTTACGGAATCACCAAGCACGCAAACTTACTTTCGAATGATTGTGGTGGCAACAAGAGAAGAGTCTCGTATAGGCGTAGTCTCACCATCGCAGCAGGCGCCTTCAGTTGTTGACCATAACTCTTCAGAATACTTGATAtgctaaaaattatttgtactgtatttgttgaaaaaatattttaaagttgTACTTGGTAAGCATCGCCAACGCTGATTCAATCGGAGCAAGCAGTCTTCTGTTTATGTCTTCGGTTACTAGTTCGTGACAGTGTTGGAGGAAACTGTGCATTGCAGAGAGCGCCCCAGCTCGACCTTCCAGAGTGACTTGCCAAGTGAACGCGTCTCCTCGTGCTTTCTCCGAGTCCAGTTCTTTAGTTGATCGCGGGAACGAATTCCTCCACAGAAGTAGCATTCGAGGGAGCAAACCCCTTACAACGGGCACTCCTAGAGTCATTATAGCCCCGATCAGAAGCCAACCTGCGTGTGTTCTGTTCAACGAGAGTCTACTATTTTGACTGGCGCTTCGCAACAACTCTTCCgcagtgttgaatatgattttgCCTTTAGTATGCGGCACCCCTAGCGGCGACAGATTAACCCCACCCAGTACAGCGGCTAGAGCACCACTGTAGCCCGCTATGGCCTCTGGGGATGTTCTGTATTCTTCGATTCCGGTGACGCAACGGTCAATTAGTGGAGTTATCTGACTCGGAACCGCCACACAGATGCAGCGCAAACACCAAGCCGCTGCCAATCTGGCCGCTTGACAAGGGTGAATCAAAACACTGACAGTGGCGTCGATCAAATCTAAAATTCGAAGATCAATCAAGCTCAATCGGTTGAAAGCAACTTACTTAGAGTTTGATCGGTGATCAGGTCGTGTGCTGTGGTTCCTAAACTTAAGACTAAACAACCGATTTCCTGCAAGGCACAGACTAGGAGATGCTGACTGAACAATGTTTCCTGATTGAAATCTTTGGCATTCTCGGGGTTGAAATCGATCGAATTCATCTCTTTGACAATGATCTGGGCGATCTCTTTGCAAGCCGAACTTTGCGCTTTCTCCCCCAACATCTTCCCCAAGACGCTCCtcaatataaaatttatacattttctcGAATAAACGGCGTCTACATGAGACGACGCCGCTTTAGGGTTGGCCACTAAGTACAAAATGTGCGAGAGGAAAGACTTAATATTGCGTTCGAGCCAGACGCTTCCCAAAATTTGAACGAAAATCACATACGcctgaaaaatttatattaactcaaactaaaaaaattaacgatCGCTGCGATTTACGTGTGTCACTCCTACGCGGACTTCTCTGTTGACACTGGAACTACCCTTGATTATCTCACCTGTTCCTTTCAAAAAACCTACACCCCCACGAAGAAAACCTGCCATCAGAATTCCCAAAGCTTCATCCAACGAGACTAGTTTCAACCCTTTAAGTTGCGCTGAAATTCAAAATCTAGTGTTGTGGAAGAGGCACAAGTCTTGGATAAGATTGTCGAATCGAAACCgttacgaaaaaaatttaaatcggaagtcaaaaaatacaaaaccaaaaaaaatctcGTTTTTAAAGTGGTTATGGAAGTTTTAAAACGGTTTTCGGTTCGCAATATTTAAATCGGTTTGACAGGCTTTGTTTGGGTGCTTACGCGTTTTTTCTGGTTTCTGATTCTGGGTCATGGCGATGAGCGCCCCTAGAAGTTTAGCAACAGAGCACCTGACTTCATAGTTGGACCCGTCGAATGCTCGAAAACACAGAGTGGCCAAGCTTTCTAGTTCGCTGGTGTAGAGAAAAGGTGCATGGTTCAACATTTCCAAGAGGCATCGTGTAGCGGCGCATCTAACGGCCATAACTCGATCAATCAAACAATGTCTGGCCGCTTTGTAGATGTCTTTGTGTACATTTGAAATCGCGTTTCCCATGCCGGCGCACACCTTAAAAATCCCAATCAATCACGGCTTGGATCAATCCCGATCCTTACTTTTTCCAGTGTCAACATGATTTCTATTCGAGTTTGAGACTCGGCGCTTCGAAGAGAACGGATCAAGATTTGAACGGTCTCTTCGTAGGATCGACCCATCATCCTGCCGAGTTTCTCGTACATCGTTCCGACGCAACAAATCGCGGCCCTGcgaatcaatttttatttaataatcctGATGGCAGATTAACGCGGCTTTACAATCTCGTGGGGAGAAAACTCGGGGAGTCGTCCTTATTTTTCAGAATGTCGTTGCATTTGTTCACCGTGTCGAAGAGGAGAAATGTGTCTCCGACTGAAAAAAGCGTCGCGAGAGAACGCGCTATTAATTTGCGTGTCGGAGGCCCAGGAGATTCTTGAATGTGGTTCATTAGTTGTTCTACTAATTTCTTCTGGCATCCTTTGATGTCGTTCTGGAATAACAACCGGATGAGACGCTTCTCGCAAAAATTAAGACCGTGAATAAAGTGGATCCCTCCGGCGGGTTGCggagaaataataaaaaaaactgcgAATTACACTAATGAAACAGAAAGTCGAAATCACACCATCGAAAAAGTAAACAAAGAACATGACGTACTCAAggaaataacaacaaaatgttGTTGGACTagagtaaaaattgttttgagtGTAAGTTAAAGTGCCTTATTACTATTAGTATATTATGCAGTCAAGTTTAAATCTGAAGAAATCTTGTATTTATCGTAAGAAAGATTGCGTGGAATTGGcgattcataaaaaaaaattgttgagacACTATAAAGCAGTTTGTAATGAGTCATaaagaaaagaataaatacaatttttatattgatAAGATTCATTATCTGGATTGAGTCAAACTCGAGTCTGTATAAATCCTGCAGACTACAAAACAACTTACATGTCTGATATTtcaaatctttttattttgaaaatatttttattcggGATTAATCAAGCGGAAATTTGAAGGAAACGAGATTATGTAAATTTAATGATTCGATGAAAAGTGAattgtgatttttaatattttggtgAATTGTGAGATTTCGATTTATCCGGAATTCGCAGGCGCCCTTTATCTGGGTCGGATTCGAACAATGTGTTTGAAGGGTCCACTTTATTCCGCATTGAGGTGTAGAGTAAACGTACCTTTTGTGCTGCTACTAAAACTTTGTCTAAAAATCGAAGCCATTCGAATATAAAAACTGGGCGTTTGGCTGGAGGTATCTGTGCCAAGGCTTCTTCGTTAAGTGTTAAACTATGTGATAATTCCATTatagaaaatatatttaaattcttCAGTCTCCTATAAAGAGAGATTTTTTACTTTGACAACTGGTACAACTTCGTTAAACTTGCATCATCCCTCCACCTATGCCATTAGATAAAAGTGCTATTTCCCTAGAGACTAAATCGACTCGACACGAGTTCACCTATTTCACCGACAAACATACAACTTCTCCCGTGtatctttaaaaatatatacttTTTCCGAAATTCTCTTCTCtcttttctaataaaatacaTCACGCGTTACGGCGTGCACacaatttattcattataTTGGGGTTGTGACGGTTTGGCTCGCACGAAACCCTAAATTTCAATTGTGTATACTATTGCAACACGGGATCATACACATAATTGGACACAGGTGTACTCCTTTTCCTACAGTAATTTACGCAGCTTTTAGCCGGTGTCAACACTCGACCGCAGAACAAACATGTTCGATAGGCGGTAATGTAAGCACGAACACTCGATTGTCGAGATGATGAAACCGAGAAAAAGGAACATGTAACGTAGATAAAAACCGActtaaataattcaaaaacgaaaaattgaataaaaggGAAGAAACAAGCGTTCGACATAATTTAATAACCAAAGCGCTGATACTACTAAACTTTAAATTCCTGCCGAACTTTCGCGgcaatttattcattttaaattagacTAAACAGTGAAATCATCCTGGTTCTGACTGTGAAAGGATTGATAAACAAATTAGTTTATTGTAGGCGTATTGAAGTAAGATTGTGACAAATTGGAGATAATAAGACCTCAATTTATAACAACGAACACGTTGTAGGCTTatacgaaaatatttttttgtgaaatattaGCAGCAGCTCATACCTATTTTGGTGCTCCATTCTGTGTCAAACGCGTACGATTAAACTATCACATACCATTAACGtcacatttgaaatttaaatgtgtTAACCAAAAGGAAATGATAAGACGTGTTGCGGAAAAACCGACTGCATCGTCTGGAACAAGACAAGATAGCGCATGCCCTTTGCTTATATCTTAATTTAAAGGGAATAACCTTTGTAACACCTGGTCCAAAGAAAATCAAAACGAGTTCACAGATTGACACTGCTTTTACGAtcgattaaattaaaatcattaGTAACAATAAAACAGGTGAGGGGTGTCTTTACGTTCACACATAAAAGTGTTGCAATTTTATCTTGTTGTGTGGCTCAAGAAGGttccaatttaatttattcaattcGAGTGCGtggattaatttaatttcaatgaaAGTGTGGGTCACTTGGTCGGACACACAGCAATTAGCAAAGCTGTGACAGATTTCTAAAAAAACTTAATCACATAAACTAAGAACACTTTCCTGTTACTGGTACGTGATTGGggtgtataaaaataatcaattttaactaatttaaagaGACGAAATTCGTTTTTTACGTGTTGATTGACAATTAAGATAGAATAAACAATAAGTCAAAAAAGTAGGGTAACAACCCTTACAGCGTTCTTGTTACATTTTGGGCCGACTTAAAAAGAAGAACTTACTATTTGTGGgtttaattaaactgtttttgatGTTGTCATAATTATTCCGTTAGTTTCTgctgaaaaaaaatcacccaAAACAATCTAATTACACAAAACCACAGATGACACAGAACTCAATGACAGGTGAACTGGCATGGCTGTCAACACGCAGGCGCTGCCAACCGTAGGGCGTCAAACTCACTGACCGCCTAAATTACGAATtgagcaatattttttaaagaaacatGATTGCAGTGGAGTAAGTTTAATATAtataaattcaattaaatttattacatggATAGATTATCCGTTATCAGCCGTATATTAGTtatcaatataaaaatataaacaaaatgtcaaagtatACAATAAACATAATATCTAATTAActtaataattacagtataGTGTCACTATTAAGCTGAATTTACTATTTTAACaaatgcattttaaaattttgcaaaaatcaaagaaatcaAATTCCACTATGAAACAGAcgtgtattgttggttatcTAACTAACCACCgtcgttttttgtttttaattttttcggtAGGTTCAAATTTACaagacaattaaaaaaagagtAATTTAGAGTGATATTCGTCTTAATTGATTAGTAAATAATTCTATACTTACCTATGTTTTAAAGTTTGTGAGACGTTAGaattgaaaatcttttttgtaatattttttgtttgtttctcaTATTTCATGTTTTGctctttttttgtattttgttgaTTATATATATTTGTGGGATTGTGGGTAAATAAAAAGTATTATTATATAACAGTTTATTTTACATAGTCTAtgcttttaaaaatcattaataTTACATCTAACAAAAGAGAAAGGAACATGAATAAACCAGGCTTTCCAGTAAAAATGTCTGTAGTAAAATGTGCATCGCATGAtataatttctattttatcgAAAGCAAAGCACACGTAAAACACACTCAAATAACTAAAGCCGTAGACGAATAAAGCAAGCTACCGATATCGTGTTGGTCTAAGATGGTTTTGACTATAGATATGTTTATTTTGGCTAAGCGGCATGAGCCACAGTTTACCACCATTTTAATCTAACAGTTATTCCTTATACCGATCTATAACAACacgaaataaacaattttcctAAAATTTACATTATAATACACTGATCGACCCTAAGTTTGGTTCAATGAGGGTCCTTTTAATAGTTAGTGTAAGTTACGCAAACACGATCGAACCATGTTTAATAAAACCAATTTTCATGGACGGGTTAGCTCTACAAAGCTTTAATCTAAACGAGGCgtaaatttctaaaatttcatGAAAATTCGAAATATCACACAACGAGTTTTGTAATTCTAATTAAACTAGTTAAGTGCATGTCAAAGACTGATGTTGGAATTTTCATGAAAACAACGCTATACaaacttttgtaataaatctCAACATATACACTACacgattttgtaaaaatataaattttttatcgctagTCATCCCAAAGTTCAAACGTGcttgcttggaattttataacaaatactGAGTTTCTCAGGATAACAATAGTTTAAGCATTAGGTGTATATTTAACAATGTGTTTCTAAAATTGTGCCTAATAGTGCGTCGTATAAGTGTAGTCTTAACACTAATTACAAATATCTAAAACTTAGCTAAGTCATATTAAATACATGAGAGATATGTTTATGGATTCAGTCATTGTTGAAATAACTAAATTAGTTAATTCAATGCCCTTCAATCGTGACGAAACATCAAAATGGTCCAGTTTTAGCTACGTTTCAAACCACAACATTTTCACTTCAGGAATATTTGGTTTTCCCGCTGGTTACATTGACATTCATAATGGAGGGAAAATTTTGGCGCGAAAACGTTTTGATTTGATCTTTTTGCACACACTGCACGTGTCATGCAGTTCTATATTTACTGCATAATTAACACACCGAAATGGAACTTGCGACAACAATAATACTAATTAGTTGGCTAAGTGGGTTTTCGTGTAGTAGCATTGGTCTTAAGTGCATTAGGTACGGTCATTGAAGGACATTGACcctgtttaattttaaaaatataattgtagCAAAATAAAATACCTTGTTAAAGCTATTATGATATGCATATAATTTATGTAAGCCATGACATTTTAGTAAAGCATTTTatgaatataaaataaaaaagtttgtCTGGCTGAGTAGATGTCAATAACTCACATAGGAAGACATTTTAAGATTGTACGTGATTGGATGTATGAAAACAAGATTGATGAAATTTAATGCGTATTTTCTGTCAAAAATGATCTGAGCAATACTTTAGAAATGATAATGGGATGACAATTCGTGACTAGTCTATCCTATAGTTAACAAACTAATATTAACAGTCAACACTGATATGTACAGAGTGATTATTTTAACCAAACAGTTCGTGTCACCATCGACACTTTCTTTTACAGATTAGATTacttaattttcattgtaaaAGGATATGTATTGAATTGTGCTTACTTTAAACAATCTCACTGTCACGACGGCGTCAACAGTTTTCGACTGATTATTGTTAACAGTAATGTTGAAACTAACAAATGATGAGGTAACGATTCGATTCGTGATGTCGAATTTGGCTCTATTTGCACAATCTCCACTTCTGCCATCTTGAAAATAGACAGCAGCAGGTGCGATATGAAGTCCGGATTGCGTGAATTTATTCGATCACTTATTATTTCTAACAGTTCGGCACACTGCTCCTGAAAATGAAGGaaacacaatttccaattacATCTCCGCCTTTCTATTAAACAAAGATCAGTTCATTATACATAATTTGCTTTGACATTGACCAAgcatttaaattcaatttcctATTTTATTAACAGGCTGCTCTGCAGTTTTACCAACCGCGAAACCATCAATTTGGATCATCAAGCTCTAACCAAATCCGTTAAaacgcattttttttttgccgaaaACGACAATTACAGGTAGTGCAACGCATAAAATAATGACACTAATGCCGATgtaattactattattattgttatcgtGTAATTATATGTATAAACTGCGCTCAAAGAAAACTACCTCTCACAAAAATATAGATAATTCCTGCAAAATAAATGATGGTTATTAATTGTTTCATAACttgaacaattaatttttcttttacttcaaaataaattatgagaGCGCAGTTTTATGTGTCAGTTAACACTGACAAAGTAAATAGGTTATTATCTTATGTATTGAtagttttaaaaacttttctcATTTTCTTTCTCGTATTTACCGAGCATCACAATAAACCATAGGTATATAAAACTTGTGACTCCTTTAATATGCTACAAATTcttatttggaaattttgccaacataaattaattcgcttaaaaaatgtcaatgaaTTAGTCCACTGAAGAAAACGCCGAGAAAAAGAAGAATATAAGTTATATTCCGGCATGCAATACCGATTTGTGGTGGTTTATAGAAATGGCGCAACAATGTAACGGGGTCATTTACGTTGTTTTGTATCGAGCGGGtttactttgaaaaaaatccctCAATTATTTCGCTTTTTCAAGTCATGCGATAGTTGAAATCtacatatttttgattttaatttaatcttgAACTCGCCTGACAGATTTATTAAGAAACAACTAAGTTTATCTCAGATCGTGG
The sequence above is drawn from the Tenebrio molitor chromosome X, icTenMoli1.1, whole genome shotgun sequence genome and encodes:
- the LOC138140481 gene encoding HEAT repeat-containing protein 5B isoform X1; its protein translation is MEHQNRRLKNLNIFSIMELSHSLTLNEEALAQIPPAKRPVFIFEWLRFLDKVLVAAQKNDIKGCQKKLVEQLMNHIQESPGPPTRKLIARSLATLFSVGDTFLLFDTVNKCNDILKNKDDSPSFLPTRLAAICCVGTMYEKLGRMMGRSYEETVQILIRSLRSAESQTRIEIMLTLEKVCAGMGNAISNVHKDIYKAARHCLIDRVMAVRCAATRCLLEMLNHAPFLYTSELESLATLCFRAFDGSNYEVRCSVAKLLGALIAMTQNQKPEKTPQLKGLKLVSLDEALGILMAGFLRGGVGFLKGTGEIIKGSSSVNREVRVGVTHAYVIFVQILGSVWLERNIKSFLSHILYLVANPKAASSHVDAVYSRKCINFILRSVLGKMLGEKAQSSACKEIAQIIVKEMNSIDFNPENAKDFNQETLFSQHLLVCALQEIGCLVLSLGTTAHDLITDQTLNLIDATVSVLIHPCQAARLAAAWCLRCICVAVPSQITPLIDRCVTGIEEYRTSPEAIAGYSGALAAVLGGVNLSPLGVPHTKGKIIFNTAEELLRSASQNSRLSLNRTHAGWLLIGAIMTLGVPVVRGLLPRMLLLWRNSFPRSTKELDSEKARGDAFTWQVTLEGRAGALSAMHSFLQHCHELVTEDINRRLLAPIESALAMLTNISSILKSYGQQLKAPAAMVRLRLYETLLLLPPQSFESSYTHLLRMLVAEFTLTENPANTTTSQMRTVCHADDSVILGTWLQETDHRTIEDQMEPNRRADGEHLQPNSAAGSGALEHDPCCLYRQISMSEIIPGPLPLGVAVIDMSVLLFGQIFPRVANKHRLQMVDHFAECIKHAKSSRQEAVQMNVFTALLSGLKGLTEAKMSIGQEDVKKAAASLIVGALTSPNPILRCAAGEAVGRMAQVVSDPKFTAELAQTSFDRLKSARDVASRTGHSLALGCLHRYVGGMGSSQHLNTSVSILLALAQDQTSPVVQVWSLHALALIADSGGPMFRGYVEPSLSLALKLLLNVPQSYIDVHQCIGKVLSALITTIGPELQGNTSSICMARSSFLCACAIMQDHQDPLVQAEATGCLQQLHLFAPRHVNLSSLVPTLCRTLSSNHLLLRKAAISCLRQLAQREAKEVCEHAMTFASESRDTNTVEGLLITETGLPGVFFSMLDTETDAALIKDIHDTLISMLQMLAADNLSQWLGLCKDVLTIATDSTNMEDQQSVSTNDADENDEQEADDDQAEFHAEDDSSTHPAVQPRWPTRVFAAECVRKIITACESSASKTTHFDLIQAKEMQLNKGKTDFLVLHLSELIRMAFIAATSDSDPLRLEGLKTLQDIIEKFSKVPEPEFPGHLLLEQFQAQVGAALRPAFAPDTSSHVTAAACEVCSTWIGSNVARDLNDLRRVHQLLVSSLTKLQNKTNTTQLYNESLATLEKLAILKAWAEVYIVAMRGSESSSLDLVTTVNANDDEFGDFEYKGENLLTLVQPELVSLSQHWLAALKDHALLSLPAEFASQLPHDGGAFYTNDTMESSRPHYMSSWPPILHAAALWLNSGGFDKVSNEDNDNANNNTVDSCGDKFHLLFGICMEALCSPRSIEPLESIVTCLRALYTLLDSTYARELILVDNSLGIELCNVLHRLILTRDNHTCQLLCMEVLKQVIKAAQERLDKEKKNKLNEISNQQDGSTADVDLLGEGGECGDILPGKSLVFSILEVCLCLLVRQLPSLSPSPNSTIVNSLRIMQTPDESGRLIAASLSCMENLHKLCSPQGAISILPTVLYLTTGVIKEMATKNINDVTVLANNASVQAALHCLKVLATDRYCNDSRSCDTWQKLLQSALAKIIDLAKTGSDENKLDEVTMMLAIAVFVLHAPSRVVTAPNLQYPCINHFRQCLQSSNSTVRLKCVQTLKSLFAHPDRTVATPYIHTLAPRLVEFLYSDSARNIFSDGELVVTLETIVTVESLIELAEPQNRDIMQGIQMLTLLVPILISYLLEGQALRSANKYSLNLHEISLQRLMKIGPKYPQEFKKLMSQTSDLRVKLESAIRSKQQNHIKIKNGMNVNKPVTNHHPSIKLKTDFSNFS
- the LOC138140481 gene encoding HEAT repeat-containing protein 5B isoform X3 — encoded protein: MEHQNRRLKNLNIFSIMELSHSLTLNEEALAQIPPAKRPVFIFEWLRFLDKVLVAAQKNDIKGCQKKLVEQLMNHIQESPGPPTRKLIARSLATLFSVGDTFLLFDTVNKCNDILKNKDDSPSFLPTRLAAICCVGTMYEKLGRMMGRSYEETVQILIRSLRSAESQTRIEIMLTLEKVCAGMGNAISNVHKDIYKAARHCLIDRVMAVRCAATRCLLEMLNHAPFLYTSELESLATLCFRAFDGSNYEVRCSVAKLLGALIAMTQNQKPEKTPQLKGLKLVSLDEALGILMAGFLRGGVGFLKGTGEIIKGSSSVNREVRVGVTHAYVIFVQILGSVWLERNIKSFLSHILYLVANPKAASSHVDAVYSRKCINFILRSVLGKMLGEKAQSSACKEIAQIIVKEMNSIDFNPENAKDFNQETLFSQHLLVCALQEIGCLVLSLGTTAHDLITDQTLNLIDATVSVLIHPCQAARLAAAWCLRCICVAVPSQITPLIDRCVTGIEEYRTSPEAIAGYSGALAAVLGGVNLSPLGVPHTKGKIIFNTAEELLRSASQNSRLSLNRTHAGWLLIGAIMTLGVPVVRGLLPRMLLLWRNSFPRSTKELDSEKARGDAFTWQVTLEGRAGALSAMHSFLQHCHELVTEDINRRLLAPIESALAMLTNISSILKSYGQQLKAPAAMVRLRLYETLLLLPPQSFESSYTHLLRMLVAEFTLTENPANTTTSQMRTVCHADDSVILGTWLQETDHRTIEDQLQPNSAAGSGALEHDPCCLYRQISMSEIIPGPLPLGVAVIDMSVLLFGQIFPRVANKHRLQMVDHFAECIKHAKSSRQEAVQMNVFTALLSGLKGLTEAKMSIGQEDVKKAAASLIVGALTSPNPILRCAAGEAVGRMAQVVSDPKFTAELAQTSFDRLKSARDVASRTGHSLALGCLHRYVGGMGSSQHLNTSVSILLALAQDQTSPVVQVWSLHALALIADSGGPMFRGYVEPSLSLALKLLLNVPQSYIDVHQCIGKVLSALITTIGPELQGNTSSICMARSSFLCACAIMQDHQDPLVQAEATGCLQQLHLFAPRHVNLSSLVPTLCRTLSSNHLLLRKAAISCLRQLAQREAKEVCEHAMTFASESRDTNTVEGLLITETGLPGVFFSMLDTETDAALIKDIHDTLISMLQMLAADNLSQWLGLCKDVLTIATDSTNMEDQQSVSTNDADENDEQEADDDQAEFHAEDDSSTHPAVQPRWPTRVFAAECVRKIITACESSASKTTHFDLIQAKEMQLNKGKTDFLVLHLSELIRMAFIAATSDSDPLRLEGLKTLQDIIEKFSKVPEPEFPGHLLLEQFQAQVGAALRPAFAPDTSSHVTAAACEVCSTWIGSNVARDLNDLRRVHQLLVSSLTKLQNKTNTTQLYNESLATLEKLAILKAWAEVYIVAMRGSESSSLDLVTTVNANDDEFGDFEYKGENLLTLVQPELVSLSQHWLAALKDHALLSLPAEFASQLPHDGGAFYTNDTMESSRPHYMSSWPPILHAAALWLNSGGFDKVSNEDNDNANNNTVDSCGDKFHLLFGICMEALCSPRSIEPLESIVTCLRALYTLLDSTYARELILVDNSLGIELCNVLHRLILTRDNHTCQLLCMEVLKQVIKAAQERLDKEKKNKLNEISNQQDGSTADVDLLGEGGECGDILPGKSLVFSILEVCLCLLVRQLPSLSPSPNSTIVNSLRIMQTPDESGRLIAASLSCMENLHKLCSPQGAISILPTVLYLTTGVIKEMATKNINDVTVLANNASVQAALHCLKVLATDRYCNDSRSCDTWQKLLQSALAKIIDLAKTGSDENKLDEVTMMLAIAVFVLHAPSRVVTAPNLQYPCINHFRQCLQSSNSTVRLKCVQTLKSLFAHPDRTVATPYIHTLAPRLVEFLYSDSARNIFSDGELVVTLETIVTVESLIELAEPQNRDIMQGIQMLTLLVPILISYLLEGQALRSANKYSLNLHEISLQRLMKIGPKYPQEFKKLMSQTSDLRVKLESAIRSKQQNHIKIKNGMNVNKPVTNHHPSIKLKTDFSNFS